Sequence from the Sphingomonas koreensis genome:
CGCCCTCGAGGCCGGCGTCGCCTTCGTCAACAACATCCCCGTCTTCATCGCCAGCAACCCCGAATGGGCGCAGCGTTTCGTCGATGCGGGCGTGCCGATCATCGGCGACGACATCAAGGCGCAGCTCGGCGCGACGATCGTCCACCGCGTGCTGACCGACCTGTTCGCCAAGCGCGGCGTCAAGCTCGAGCGGACATATCAGCTCAACACCGGCGGCAACACCGACTTCCTCAACATGTCGAACCACCGCCGCCTCGCCTCCAAGAAGGTGTCGAAGACCGAGGCGGTCCAGTCGGTCGCGGCCGAGCGGCTCGAGGACGAGAATGTCCATATCGGCCCGTCGGACTATGTGCCGTGGCAGAACGACAACAAGGTCTGCTTCCTGCGCATGGAAGGCGCGATGTTCGGCGGCGTGCCGATGAACCTCGAGCTGCGCCTGTCGGTCGAGGACAGCCCGAACTCGGCCGGTGTCGCGATCGACATGATCCGCTGTGCCAAGCTCGCCAAGGACCGCGGCCTCGCCGGCCCGATCGACGCGGCCTCGGCCTATTTCTGCAAGCATCCGCGCACGCAGATGACCGACGACATCGCCCAGCTCGAAGTCGAGAAGTTCATCGCCGCTGCTTGACCTCTGAACGGTGCCGGCCCGCTCCCCCACCCGACCACCCATGGCATATCCTGACCGGGTGGCCGGGTGGGGGAGCGGGCCGGCACCGCGGACCCGAAAATGATGATCGAAACCGCGATCCTGCTCGCCGCGGGGGAGGGCAGCCGCCTTCGTCCCGCCGCACCGTTCAAGCCGCTCTGCCCGGTTGCCGGCCGTCCGCTCGTCGCGCACGCGATCCACGGGCTGGCGGCGGCGGGGGTGTCGCGCGCGATCGTCGTGCTCGGCTATGGCGCAGACGAGGTCGAGGCCTATCTGCGCGCGGGTCCGTGGCCGATCTTCGTCGAGATGGTGCGGGTCGAGGATTATCGCAAACCCAATGGCAGCTCGCTGCTTGCGGCCGAACCGCTGCTCAAGCGCGACGAGCAAACCCTGCTGGCGATGTGCGACCATCTCGTCGATCCGGCGCTCTACCGCCGCCTGGCCGATGCCGGGGCGGGTCGCGGCGCGCGGCTCGGCATCGACCGGCGGCTGGGCCATCCCTGGGTCGATCCCGAGGACGTCACCTGCGTCCAGACCGATGGCGACGCGATCGTGGCGATCGGCAAGGGGCTGGAGCCGCACGACTGCTACGACACCGGCGTGTTCGCGATCGGCCAGCCGCTGTTCGACGCGCTCCACATGCTCGACGCGCCCTCGCTGACCGAGGGGATGCGGATCCTCGCCGCGCAAGGGCGCGCCCAGGTCGTGGATTGCAGCGACCTCGACTGGCTCGACGTCGACGACGCCCCCGCGCTCGCCAGGGCTGAGGCGTGGAAGGCCTAGCTATCGCGGCCGGTGGTCGGTCCCTGCGCCCGCGGTGATGAACACGCAGTTCGCATGCTCGCCCGGCACGATATCGGCGGTATGCCACACCCCGGGCGGGTTGATCGCATAGTCGCCCGCTTCCAGCGTCACCCGCGTCTCGCCGCCGGTTTCATCCTGCTGGATCAGCGTCACCCGTCCATCCACGCACAGCACCACCTCCGCGCCCAGCGGATGCACCTCCCACATCCCCCAGCTTTCGCTGAAGCGGTGCTGCATCACCACACGCCCTTCCGCACCATCGGCTTCATGGCGCGCGCCATAGGCCTCGTACCATTCCGGACCGGTCAGCACCGGTTCGGTGACGGCGGTGGCGCCAAGGCCGAGGTGGATCGGGTGCGTTTCGAGCCGGGGCATGTCGTGTCCTTTCAGGCCGGTTCCAGCGTGCGTTCGCTCATCAGGAAATCGGTCAGCCGGTCCGCATTGGGCTCGACCCCGTTCTTCTGGAGCAGGATGCCGATATTGCCGCGATGATAGGTGCCATGCGTCGCGACGTGCAACAGCATGTCGCCGCGCGTCATCCGTCCCGGCGATCCGTTGGAGAAGGTGAAGTCGATCGTCTCGTCGCGCTGCGCATGGGTCAGCAGGTCGGCATAGGAGACATACCATTCGGCGGTGACGATCGCCTTGCGCGCCAGCGTCTCGAACTCGGGCAGCTCGGACGACCGCGGCGCGCGGCGGCCATGCGGCCGGCACTCCAGATTGTCGCCGAAAATCTCGTCCACCGTCTGGATATGGTCGAGCAGCCGGACGATCAGCATCCGGTCGAACGGATCGATCCGCTCGAGATTGGACGCGATCGTCGCGGTGAGGCCATGGGTCGCCCAGCGTTTGTACCGCATCAGCGTGTCATAGGGGTAAGCGGGCATCGGAAGGCTCCTTCGTCAGGCGCTGGATTGCATGGGTAAAATTTGCGAGCTATCGCTCACATTGTCTACTCGCATTGCCGGAAACCGCCGACCATGGCCCGCACGATCCAGATGAACCCGCGGAAAACCGCGTCGCAGCAGCGCTCGCAGGCGACGGTCGAGGCGCTGCTCGATGCGACTGCTCGTATTCTGGTGCGCGAGGGGTATGAGCGCGCCAGCACCAACCGCATCGCCGCCGTCGCGGGGGTCAGCGTCGGCTCGCTCTATCAATATTTCCCCAACAAGGAATCGATCGTCGCGGCGCTGATCGCACGGCACAACCGCCAGATGCTCGATCTGCTGCGCAGTTCGATGGAGGCGGTCGCCACGCTCGATCTCGAATCGGCGATGCGCGAGCTGATCGGCGCGATGGTCGCTGCGCATCGCGTCGATCCCGATCTGCACCGCATCTTCGACGAGCAGATCCCGCGCATGGGCCAGCCCGACGAGATCGAGGCGATCAACCGCGAGGTGTTTGCCGTGGTCCGCGCCTATCTCGACCAGCGCCGGGGCGAGATCGAGGTGCGCGACCTCGACACCGCGACCTTCATCTGCGTGACCACGGTGGAGACGCTGACGCACGAGGCGGTGCTGCATTTCCCCGACGCGATCGATCCCGTGGCCTTGGTCGATGAAGTCACGCGGCTGGTGGTCGGCTATCTGCGGCCCATGCGTCGCACGCAGGAAAGCGTTTAGCGCCCCCAATAGAATCGATATTGCGAGTCAGTCGCAAAATAACTATCCGCGC
This genomic interval carries:
- a CDS encoding TetR/AcrR family transcriptional regulator, encoding MARTIQMNPRKTASQQRSQATVEALLDATARILVREGYERASTNRIAAVAGVSVGSLYQYFPNKESIVAALIARHNRQMLDLLRSSMEAVATLDLESAMRELIGAMVAAHRVDPDLHRIFDEQIPRMGQPDEIEAINREVFAVVRAYLDQRRGEIEVRDLDTATFICVTTVETLTHEAVLHFPDAIDPVALVDEVTRLVVGYLRPMRRTQESV
- a CDS encoding DinB family protein, with product MPAYPYDTLMRYKRWATHGLTATIASNLERIDPFDRMLIVRLLDHIQTVDEIFGDNLECRPHGRRAPRSSELPEFETLARKAIVTAEWYVSYADLLTHAQRDETIDFTFSNGSPGRMTRGDMLLHVATHGTYHRGNIGILLQKNGVEPNADRLTDFLMSERTLEPA
- a CDS encoding cupin domain-containing protein, which codes for MPRLETHPIHLGLGATAVTEPVLTGPEWYEAYGARHEADGAEGRVVMQHRFSESWGMWEVHPLGAEVVLCVDGRVTLIQQDETGGETRVTLEAGDYAINPPGVWHTADIVPGEHANCVFITAGAGTDHRPR
- a CDS encoding NTP transferase domain-containing protein, producing MMIETAILLAAGEGSRLRPAAPFKPLCPVAGRPLVAHAIHGLAAAGVSRAIVVLGYGADEVEAYLRAGPWPIFVEMVRVEDYRKPNGSSLLAAEPLLKRDEQTLLAMCDHLVDPALYRRLADAGAGRGARLGIDRRLGHPWVDPEDVTCVQTDGDAIVAIGKGLEPHDCYDTGVFAIGQPLFDALHMLDAPSLTEGMRILAAQGRAQVVDCSDLDWLDVDDAPALARAEAWKA
- a CDS encoding inositol-3-phosphate synthase, yielding MSSINIAIVGVGNCASSLVQGLSHYRDGANETVGLMHWDLGGYRPSDIRVVAAWDVDARKVGHDVADAIFAKPNCTAIFCESIEPTGTKVQMGRILDGVADHMEDYADDRTFVVAQEREATKDEVIAALRAAKVDVLMNYLPVGSQEASEFYAECALEAGVAFVNNIPVFIASNPEWAQRFVDAGVPIIGDDIKAQLGATIVHRVLTDLFAKRGVKLERTYQLNTGGNTDFLNMSNHRRLASKKVSKTEAVQSVAAERLEDENVHIGPSDYVPWQNDNKVCFLRMEGAMFGGVPMNLELRLSVEDSPNSAGVAIDMIRCAKLAKDRGLAGPIDAASAYFCKHPRTQMTDDIAQLEVEKFIAAA